The nucleotide sequence ATTGAAGATCCTTGTTTATGACAGCAGAAATGTGAAAACTATTAAGTAGTTGATGATTACTGTCAATAGAGCTGGACTTAATTTAGCTTATACATTGAACTTATTTTTGGTGTGTGCATATGCTTCAGTCAGTAAGACCAATCCTAATTAAAGTAAgctgtcattaaaaaaattgcaTTATGAAATCAATTTACAGTATGTAACAAGCAGGCAATTGGTAAAGAAGATTAAATGCAGCATACCATCTTGTGCTGCATGGAAATTGGAACTTTGGAAACCGTGTCTGTTAAAGAGTTGATCGGTGGGGTGGGATCTCTGCATAAAGTCATCAACAGCTACTGGAAGCTGGAACTGAGCTTCAACCCCATGACCAGCGGCTCTCATCTCTGAACAACTAAGACTGGTCATGGATTTAGGCATGAGTTTAAAAGCCAAAGAACATCGCCCAAACAAGTTGCTCTGTGTATTAGCAGTCTCCGTTCTCTGCAGTGCAGGGTTAACATATCCTGCAGTTGCCTGATAGAGTGCAAGTCCAGGGTAAACAATAGCTTCTTGAGGACCAAGATTTTCGTCCACAAGAACCCAACGACCCTGAAAGTCCTTTATGTGTAGTCCAGCCTTGTCTGACTTGACAAGAGATATCAAGCTTTTGTCAACTTGATGCTCATGGTCAGAAAACATAACCAACTGGCCATCCTCTTGGGTCGTAAAACTATGGTGTTGTGTCCCCTGAAATGATGGCCTTGCATGACAACATACAGATAATACTGAAGAAGATATTTCCCGGTCTCTTAAGGGAACATTATCAAGTACTTCAGTAAATGGTGAGCTCCTCAAGTTCAAATAGAAGCTGATAGCGTCCAATATATCTCGAGCTGCCTTTGCAAGCAGTGGAAATATATCTGGTAAACCTGCTGGAGGAAATTCCATTGTGTTGTCGGGCTCTAAAGGAGTGAGTCCAGGTCTGTAATCATAGGTTTCTAGCCACAATTGAGGATCTGCATTATAACCGGAAGTCTTGCACCAGTCACGAGGGTCATTGTTATTAACCATATCTGCAGATGGGTATGATGCTTTCTGGTGGAAGTAGAGGCGAGCCGAATCTAAACCCGACCTCAAAAGTGCCCCATCACTCACTGGAAACTGAATGATGGCAGCAGAATAGAGTGCTAGTGATTGTGACAAAGTCGAAACAGATAGTCTGTAAGAATCTGATGGAAGGCCTTCAGCAGGTGCCAGATCAGTTAGCTTCACACGACCTAGAGATGGCAGGCCATTACTTGCCATGACACCCTTTGGGTATACTTGATACCTGATTTTGAAGAGAGGCACAGGTTACCACTGACATAACTCAAAATTAATAAACTGAAAACAGCATAATCATTCATCAATCAGAatctcctctctttttttttaacgaGAATTTAGGAACTCCTTGACCCCTAAGTTGAAGCCACAAAAGCTGAACCATCTGCGTATTATAAAGAAAGAATATGaagtataaatatatacatacaaataCATGCGTGTACATAGatgaacattttatattgaaaaaGTGCTCTCCTAAGGTCCTTAAAAATGTCAAGCTGCTCAACTATTGATTGTATATGTACGCTAGAAAAGCAAGATCTATGGTACGTTGCATGCCAAGGGGACATTTGACCTATGTATAGATAAAGTAATAAACCAAGTTTTCCAAATTACTAGTATGAGCAACCAACACAAAAACTTTTCTTATTAAACTTCGATCTAACAATCTCGTTAGTCAGGAAATTGAAGTGATGTCCAAAATCTGCCACAATGTCATCTAAACTCAACACAAACTAGCAGTGTGGCTAAGTCAAACGATTGTCTGAtacgaaaaaaaataaaattgcttAACAGTTCTGCAAGATGAAGACTAAATGCTACAGCATCGACCGGAAACACTCTTCCAAACACTAAACCAACCTTGCAACCATATTCCTTCCAAGTATATTGTCCAAACGGGGTAGTCTTTGCTCATACAGAAGATTGAAAATCTTTAAACACACTCGATGCAGCGAGGAACGATTACTGTCTCCATTAAGATTTATGCAACTGTTAAAATGTTGGGTTTGTTTCAAAAGTTGTATTACTTTTCTCCCCaattttcaaacaaacaaatcataAGTGACAAGAGCCCATAAGACCAATCGGCAACAATTCGCAATCCAGATTTAGCTTCATTAATTGTTACCCAACAACTAATTCAATCCAAAACGTGGAAAAAAAAACTGGAACAATTTGTTTCCTTTACTTAATCTAATAAATATGGAAATGGTTCAAGAACACGGGAAATTCCCAATTctcaaaacaaagagagagagagcgagagagagagagagagaactgacCTTTATTGGTAGAAAATGTTGCAGAGACCAGCCAACCCAGAAGAAAGTTCAATCCAGGGGAAGATTAGGGCTTTTCAAGAGGCAAAGAAGAGAGGAACAGAcaacacaactttttttttttttttttttttgaggtattcatcaattcccCCGAACTTGTAATCATTGGctaatttcccccctcaactttaattgtGGCCAATtttccccctcaactctcataattagtcaatttacaccatactgttaattttttttaattttccatctattctttttttttttctttcaatctttctaataacttccaacaaagtattaaaattaacataaactcacctgcataatatagggtaaaatatacaaaaacataatacaattagtatgtgatatgggttgattataagaaaaagttatgaatcgggtttaaagcatgtagaagaagaaataataatcaTAAACTCATGGATTAgacctatttcaataaaatgagttattcttaataaggagtcgaaaattatgaattgactAGCCATTTTTGCACTAAAGCTCGATTCTCCGCAATTTACTTGAACTTAGCTTTcacttttataaataaaattgtattcacatacaaaaatgtacacatcaatccgtttcgttatcaattttgtatagtaaaaaatcaaataaaattactccatactgatttattatgactaataatactatctatgataaattgtaaaattctaaattttaatctatttgtaataggataaagacataggaaaatgattaacatacatcttatttagtttcttacacacacttgtttaattatgatcaaattaaaaaattaacagtagggtgcaaattgactaattatgggagttgaggggggaaattggctaaaattaaagttgagaggggaaattggccaatagtCACAAGTTCATGAgggaaattgatgaatacctctttttttttttttacaccttAGATTAGTGATGAGATGGAAATTtgcttgaccaaaaaaaaaaaaaaaagaggggaatTTTGGATTTGGAAGTGATGGGTACAGAAGTTGTCGAATGCCGTATCACCTACTTGGACATGTCTTTCCGCGTTTCAAACTGAATAAATTTATGTAAGAAGTAgttattcatatatttatttttatttttacgcATTCTTGTTAATATTTggttatgattttattttatttatttgatttgacGGGTGACAATTGAGAGTGTTAGAAGTAAAATGAGTGTCTAGATAGCGCTACtcatttttttataagaaaaaactaacaaaaaatcaactttttttttaattttaatgaaaggggacaaataaaggtgtagtgaatagtacccagaaaggtaaaaatgtgatttttcgttaaaagtaaacagtaccggaaatGCTTCGTtaaatttctcttttttatatacaattattatttaaggttttaaatttgttttgggGAATTCAACATAAACGTCATAAAACTTATTTTCGTACAATTTTTGTTGCATTGTAAAAATTTTCAGAATTCATTTGAAACATTTTGAAAATGTTCCAATCGACGAAAATTTGTTCTAGCCACATACTGAAATTTGTTGGAATTTTTCTTcgttgattttcattttttggccTTAAAAATGAATAATGCTTGACCACTCAAAAATGAGAATTCCTCACAAACGGCTTGTAATACTTTTATTGATTGTTTTTATATACCTTAATGACTAAACAATATCATAATTtattgattgttttttttttgttgaaatattATCTTTACAAATCGATTTATAATATGATAGTTCTGATCATATTCACAACTTTTGTGAATCGGCCTAAAGAGTGTTGCTATGTGACAACGACTTATATAACATTGTCTTCCAATTGAAGAAATTATAGGAAAATCAAGAGACAAAATAAAGACAGACGTGTGCGAAAATCATTTCCAATATTTTATCGAGCCTCGAGTAGTGAAATAGTGACTTCATTAGTTGAGCATGCTTTAGAAGAATGACTGGCTTCGAGTTCAGTCAGATCCCTTTCACTGTAGAAACCAGGTTTTAGGGGTGAGGGTAATGCaccttcaccacccaacattagAATTGCAGCTGACATGCTCGGCCTATCTTTTGGATTCTGCTGCACACACAAAAGACCCACAAGAATCGTTCGTTCAACTTCATGCAAAGTGATGGAGTCCTCTATCGATGTATCAAGCAATTCGAGAGGCCTGCCTTCTGTGTGTAGCATCCACGCctaaaacatgaaaactagtctACTTAGTAGAAGTACTAGAATTGACTGATAAGAAATTTTAACCTAACATTTGATGTTGTCACACTCACATGTCCAAGAAGGTTGAGTTTGTGGTCTGGATGAGAGAATCCTCTATTTTTGCTCCCACTCACTATCTCTAACACCATAACACCAAAGCTATAGACGTCGGACTTTATAGAGTAGAAACCATCAATTGCATATTCTGGGGACATGTAACCGCTGCAAACCAATGTGTCAAAAAATGTTTTTATATGCAAAGAATCTAGACTTTCTAGTTTCTATAAGCGTTTTTGAAAATTCGTAAAAAAAGAGTCGTACAATTGTGTTTTAGGATACTTACTATGTTCCGACCACTTTCTTCGTTTTTGCTTTCGTTTCATTTCCTCCAAAGCTTCTAGCCAGGCCAAAGTCTGAGATTTTCGGATTAAATTCACTGCCTAACAAAATGTTACTTGCTTTGAGATCTCTATGGATAACTCTCAGTCTagaatcttgatgaagatagagGATCCCTCGAGCTATCCCATTAATAATTTCAAAGCGCTTCGGCCAGTCTAACAacatccttcttctttgatctGCAGCATATCATACTTCAGTTCACAATTGTCAAAAAATACATCATGCGAGCATAAGTGGACTAATCGAACTAAATGTAAGGTTTTTGAGTGGTCAAACCGAATATAAAGAAGTCTAAGCTCTTGTTAGGCATGAACTCGTAGATCAGCATCATCTCATCTTCTTGAATGCAGTATCCGAGAAGCTTCACTAGATTCCTGTGCTGAAGTTTGGCAATATGTGTaacttcattcttgaactcGTTGAGTCCTTGTTGAGAACTTTTTGAAAGCTTTTTCACTGCGATTTCTTGTCCATCTTTCATTGTACCCTGAAATCCATCAGCGTATGTTATGGCCAAAATTCATACTTTGTAGTTTGCACACTATTTGTATCCATCATTCCATATTGTGATCAGAATTACATGTATCTATGCAACTTGGAAACTGTGAAGGACTATTTGGTTTTACCTTAAAGACAGATCCAAAACCGCCTTCACCAAGTTTGTTTTCAATTGAAAAGTTACTGGTTGCAGAAACTAAAGTCATCAAATCAAATAATGGTAATGCTAGATCCTCCTTTTGGCCGCATCCCAGTTTTCCTGCAAAGACACAGTTACGGGGGTGAAAAAAATTCCCTATACAATGGAACTATGTAACTTGGAAAGCAGAGGAGCTGAGTAGTACAGCCAACTTACCACCTATCTGGTGCTGCTTCTTCCAAACATAAAACAGCAGGGCCAGGCCCATGATCAACAGTCCGGTAGACAACACAATTGTGCTTATTATGATTCTCATTTTCTTCGCATTGGATTCAGAGTATTTAGCGTCGATCTTTGTATT is from Malus sylvestris chromosome 5, drMalSylv7.2, whole genome shotgun sequence and encodes:
- the LOC126621145 gene encoding uncharacterized protein LOC126621145 isoform X1, coding for MVQLLWLQLRGQGVPKFSYQVYPKGVMASNGLPSLGRVKLTDLAPAEGLPSDSYRLSVSTLSQSLALYSAAIIQFPVSDGALLRSGLDSARLYFHQKASYPSADMVNNNDPRDWCKTSGYNADPQLWLETYDYRPGLTPLEPDNTMEFPPAGLPDIFPLLAKAARDILDAISFYLNLRSSPFTEVLDNVPLRDREISSSVLSVCCHARPSFQGTQHHSFTTQEDGQLVMFSDHEHQVDKSLISLVKSDKAGLHIKDFQGRWVLVDENLGPQEAIVYPGLALYQATAGYVNPALQRTETANTQSNLFGRCSLAFKLMPKSMTSLSCSEMRAAGHGVEAQFQLPVAVDDFMQRSHPTDQLFNRHGFQSSNFHAAQDGSMKPLLRRRKSERTKPLPPSKRLRVEAQRVLKERVQDIADKKGIKLRFCNLKECENHIQTVDSPCANIRMEIGWPHGVPFVHPHDLPNKAKIGFLEAYEPGWTATHDMELSLTEPGQAGQSTLG
- the LOC126621145 gene encoding uncharacterized protein LOC126621145 isoform X2; the protein is MASNGLPSLGRVKLTDLAPAEGLPSDSYRLSVSTLSQSLALYSAAIIQFPVSDGALLRSGLDSARLYFHQKASYPSADMVNNNDPRDWCKTSGYNADPQLWLETYDYRPGLTPLEPDNTMEFPPAGLPDIFPLLAKAARDILDAISFYLNLRSSPFTEVLDNVPLRDREISSSVLSVCCHARPSFQGTQHHSFTTQEDGQLVMFSDHEHQVDKSLISLVKSDKAGLHIKDFQGRWVLVDENLGPQEAIVYPGLALYQATAGYVNPALQRTETANTQSNLFGRCSLAFKLMPKSMTSLSCSEMRAAGHGVEAQFQLPVAVDDFMQRSHPTDQLFNRHGFQSSNFHAAQDGSMKPLLRRRKSERTKPLPPSKRLRVEAQRVLKERVQDIADKKGIKLRFCNLKECENHIQTVDSPCANIRMEIGWPHGVPFVHPHDLPNKAKIGFLEAYEPGWTATHDMELSLTEPGQAGQSTLG